A part of Streptomyces sp. NBC_01210 genomic DNA contains:
- a CDS encoding AMP-binding protein, with amino-acid sequence MELTPSAHLDTFPRDHLPPTGQWPEILLDLPELNYPQRLNCGAELLDRTIERFGAERPVFRTGGGEVWTYGELRDQVDRIAHVLTSGLGVVPGNRVLLRGPTSPWLAACWLAVMKAGAVAVTVLAQQRARELATVCEIAAVSHALCDIRSVDDLAKAEVPGLRITAYGGDSPDDLLGLAAGAAPEPYQAVATAADDVALIAFTSGTTGRPKGCMHFHRDVLAVADTFSARVLRPEPDDVFAGSPPLGFTFGLGGLVIFPMRAGASALLLEQAGPRQLLSAIAAHRVSVLFTAPTAYRVMLDELEAHDTGSLRRCVSAGENLPAATWRAWQERTGLRIINGIGATELLHIFISAADESIRPGTTGIPVPGWHARVVDTAGLPVPDGEPGLLAVRGPVGCRYLADPRQGEYVHDGWNVTGDTYVREPDGYFRYVARADDMIISAGYNIAGPEVEDALLHHPDVAEAAVIGRTHPLRGQIVVAYVVLRDGVPAGDDTAAALTDSVKRRLTPYKCPREIVFLDALPRTPTGKLQRYRLRAIE; translated from the coding sequence ATGGAGCTGACACCCTCGGCCCACCTCGACACCTTTCCGCGCGACCACCTCCCGCCCACCGGGCAGTGGCCGGAAATCCTCCTCGACCTGCCCGAACTGAACTATCCGCAGCGGCTCAACTGCGGGGCCGAGCTGCTGGACCGTACGATCGAGCGATTCGGCGCCGAGCGGCCCGTCTTCCGTACCGGCGGCGGCGAGGTCTGGACCTACGGGGAGCTGCGCGACCAGGTCGACCGGATCGCGCATGTCCTCACCTCCGGTCTTGGGGTGGTCCCCGGAAATCGCGTCCTGCTGCGCGGGCCGACGAGCCCCTGGCTCGCCGCCTGCTGGCTGGCCGTGATGAAGGCGGGCGCGGTGGCGGTCACCGTTCTGGCCCAGCAGCGGGCCAGGGAACTGGCCACGGTCTGCGAGATCGCCGCCGTCAGCCACGCCCTGTGCGACATCCGGTCGGTCGACGATCTGGCGAAGGCGGAGGTGCCGGGGCTGCGCATCACGGCGTACGGCGGTGACTCCCCCGACGATCTGCTGGGGCTGGCCGCCGGCGCGGCGCCGGAGCCGTACCAAGCGGTGGCGACCGCGGCCGACGATGTCGCGCTGATCGCGTTCACCTCGGGCACGACCGGCCGCCCCAAGGGATGCATGCACTTCCACCGGGATGTGCTGGCCGTAGCGGACACCTTCTCCGCGCGGGTACTGCGGCCCGAGCCCGACGATGTCTTCGCGGGCAGCCCGCCTCTGGGCTTCACTTTCGGGCTCGGCGGCTTGGTGATTTTCCCGATGCGGGCGGGGGCGTCGGCGCTGCTGCTCGAACAGGCGGGCCCCAGGCAGCTGTTGTCCGCGATCGCCGCGCACCGGGTGTCGGTCCTGTTCACCGCGCCGACCGCATACCGCGTGATGCTGGACGAGCTCGAAGCGCACGACACCGGTTCGCTGCGGCGCTGTGTGTCCGCCGGTGAGAATCTGCCTGCCGCCACCTGGCGTGCCTGGCAGGAGCGGACCGGGCTGCGCATCATCAACGGCATCGGCGCGACCGAGCTGCTGCACATCTTCATCTCGGCGGCGGACGAGTCGATCAGACCGGGGACCACCGGGATCCCGGTTCCGGGGTGGCACGCGCGCGTGGTGGACACCGCCGGCCTGCCTGTCCCCGACGGCGAGCCGGGGCTGCTGGCCGTACGCGGCCCGGTGGGCTGCCGCTATCTGGCCGACCCTCGCCAGGGGGAGTATGTACATGACGGCTGGAACGTCACAGGCGACACGTATGTGCGTGAGCCGGATGGCTATTTCCGCTATGTCGCACGCGCCGACGACATGATCATTTCGGCCGGCTACAACATCGCGGGACCGGAGGTGGAGGACGCGCTGCTGCACCACCCGGATGTGGCGGAGGCCGCGGTGATCGGCCGTACCCATCCGCTGCGGGGTCAGATCGTGGTGGCGTACGTCGTGCTGCGCGACGGGGTCCCGGCCGGCGACGACACC
- a CDS encoding acyl-CoA dehydrogenase family protein, whose protein sequence is MPVFSLDPAQTAWCAQLRALAGERLRPLAEKAEPGRVNRPLVAALGELGLLQRLFGAGALELCLLRESLAYGCTEAETALALQGLGSYPLVQAGTAAQQERWLPEVIAGRAVAAFALSEPDAGSDAAALALKAVPDQGGWRLSGEKRWISNAPEADFYTVFARTTEGAGARGVTAFLVPANRPGLTGTALEMLSPHPIGALAFNDVPVTGDDVLGETDRGFRVAMNTLNLFRPSVGAFAVGMAQAALDAALEHTARRTAFGGPLKELQSVAHQVAEMATRTEAARLLVYAAAAAYDEGAADVPKRSAMAKLLATETAQYVVDAAVQLHGARALQRGHLLEHLYREVRAPRIYEGATEVQRTIIAKELYSKGPYAKGPYAKESHAKEPHA, encoded by the coding sequence ATGCCCGTATTTTCACTCGATCCGGCACAGACCGCCTGGTGTGCGCAGCTGCGCGCCCTGGCCGGCGAGCGGCTGCGACCGCTCGCGGAGAAGGCGGAGCCGGGCCGCGTCAACCGCCCCTTGGTCGCTGCTCTCGGCGAACTCGGCTTGCTGCAACGACTGTTCGGGGCCGGTGCGCTCGAGCTCTGCCTGCTGCGCGAATCGCTGGCGTACGGCTGCACGGAGGCCGAGACCGCCCTCGCCCTCCAGGGTCTGGGCAGCTACCCGCTGGTCCAGGCGGGTACGGCCGCCCAGCAGGAGCGCTGGCTGCCCGAGGTGATCGCGGGGCGTGCCGTTGCCGCCTTCGCGCTGAGCGAGCCGGACGCCGGCTCGGACGCGGCGGCACTCGCCCTCAAAGCCGTGCCGGATCAAGGAGGCTGGCGGCTGAGCGGCGAGAAGCGCTGGATCTCCAACGCCCCCGAGGCCGACTTCTACACCGTCTTCGCCCGTACGACGGAGGGCGCCGGCGCACGTGGAGTCACCGCGTTCCTCGTCCCGGCGAACCGGCCGGGACTGACCGGGACCGCGCTGGAGATGCTCTCGCCGCACCCCATCGGCGCACTTGCTTTCAACGATGTGCCGGTGACCGGCGACGACGTCCTCGGCGAGACCGACCGCGGCTTCCGTGTCGCCATGAACACCCTGAACCTCTTCCGGCCCAGCGTCGGCGCTTTCGCAGTCGGCATGGCCCAGGCCGCCCTGGATGCGGCCCTCGAGCACACCGCCCGCCGCACCGCCTTCGGCGGTCCGCTCAAGGAGCTCCAGTCCGTCGCCCACCAGGTCGCCGAGATGGCGACACGGACCGAGGCCGCGCGGCTTCTGGTGTACGCCGCGGCCGCCGCATATGACGAAGGGGCCGCCGACGTGCCGAAGCGGTCCGCGATGGCGAAACTGCTGGCGACGGAGACCGCGCAGTATGTCGTGGACGCCGCCGTCCAACTGCACGGCGCCCGCGCGCTCCAGCGCGGCCACCTCCTGGAACACCTCTACCGAGAGGTCCGCGCCCCCCGGATCTACGAGGGCGCCACCGAGGTCCAGCGCACGATCATCGCCAAGGAGCTGTACTCCAAGGGGCCGTACGCGAAGGGGCCGTACGCGAAGGAGTCGCACGCGAAGGAGCCGCACGCATGA
- a CDS encoding RidA family protein — MSLHRHNPAELSPPTGFSHAVTATGSRLVFLAGQTALDTDGKIVGETLPEQFETALANLLTALAASGGAPQDLARVTVYATDVADYRVHAVELGRIWRRLAGRDYPAMAVIGIVRLWDDEALVELDGMAVLP; from the coding sequence ATGAGCCTGCACCGCCACAATCCGGCCGAGCTCTCGCCGCCCACCGGCTTCTCGCACGCTGTCACCGCCACCGGCTCACGCCTTGTGTTCCTGGCCGGGCAGACCGCGCTGGACACCGATGGGAAGATCGTCGGCGAGACGCTGCCCGAGCAGTTCGAGACGGCACTGGCGAATCTGCTCACCGCCCTCGCGGCCTCCGGCGGTGCCCCGCAGGACCTCGCCCGGGTCACGGTCTATGCCACCGATGTCGCCGACTACCGCGTTCATGCGGTTGAACTGGGCCGTATCTGGCGGCGGTTGGCGGGCCGTGACTACCCCGCGATGGCGGTGATCGGCATTGTCCGGCTCTGGGACGACGAGGCCCTGGTCGAGCTCGACGGTATGGCGGTGCTCCCCTGA
- a CDS encoding alpha/beta fold hydrolase → MPEIELSAGTIAYEDTGGPGPVVVLLHGLVHDATVWRKVVAGLGRDHRCITPTLPYGSHRTPMRTDIPLGPDSVNELIAEFLDRLDLREVTLVESDCGRAQTVAGRHPERLARLVLISCEAFDNYPPGAPGKMISLVCKVPGGVALMARILALKPLRRLPIGLGALTRRPVPHEIADGWLRPLLTDKAIRNDFRRYNAGVRKTELLEAAEGLRKFDRPALVVWATEDRMMPREHGRRLAELLPQGRLLEIEDSCTLIAEDQPERLTEALRAFIAETAAERS, encoded by the coding sequence ATGCCGGAGATCGAACTCAGCGCAGGGACGATCGCGTACGAGGACACGGGAGGTCCCGGCCCCGTCGTTGTTCTGCTGCACGGTCTGGTCCACGACGCGACGGTCTGGCGCAAGGTCGTCGCCGGACTGGGGCGGGACCACCGCTGTATCACCCCGACCCTGCCCTACGGCTCGCACCGCACCCCCATGCGCACGGACATCCCGCTCGGACCCGACTCCGTCAATGAGCTGATCGCGGAGTTCCTGGACCGCCTGGACCTGCGCGAGGTGACCCTCGTCGAGAGCGACTGCGGACGCGCGCAGACCGTCGCGGGACGCCATCCCGAGCGGCTCGCCCGGCTCGTGCTCATCTCCTGCGAGGCCTTCGACAACTACCCGCCGGGCGCACCCGGCAAGATGATCTCGCTCGTCTGCAAAGTGCCCGGCGGCGTCGCGCTGATGGCCCGGATCCTGGCGCTGAAGCCGCTGCGCCGACTGCCCATCGGCCTCGGCGCGCTCACCAGGCGTCCCGTACCGCACGAGATCGCCGACGGCTGGCTGCGGCCGCTGCTCACCGACAAGGCCATCAGGAACGACTTCCGCCGCTACAACGCGGGTGTACGCAAGACCGAACTCCTCGAAGCGGCCGAAGGACTACGGAAGTTCGACCGGCCCGCGCTGGTGGTGTGGGCAACGGAGGACCGGATGATGCCGCGGGAACACGGCCGGCGGCTGGCCGAACTGCTGCCGCAGGGGCGGCTGCTGGAGATCGAGGACAGCTGCACGCTGATCGCCGAGGACCAGCCGGAGCGCCTGACGGAAGCGCTGCGTGCCTTCATCGCGGAGACTGCCGCGGAACGGTCTTGA
- a CDS encoding MFS transporter, giving the protein MTTPQPVPTSQTAASDKKLGGNGIALLVIASCQLMVVLDVTIVNIALPHIQSALNFSTTSLSWVVSAYTLTFGGLLLLGGRTGDILGRRRVFMFGVLLFALASLLGGLSQNSGQLLASRALQGAGGAIASPTALALITTTFIEGPARNRAFGAFAAVSAGGGAIGLLAGGILVEWLDWRWVFFVNVPIALLIVLATPRHIKESERHPGHFDLAGALTSTLGMVALVYGFIRAAQEGWRDRLTLASFAAAVVLLTTFILTERRSKQPITPLHMFADRNRAGTYGIMLSLAAAIFGMFFFLTLFVQDVLDFSPLQAGLAFLPVSAVIAVGAGIASQLLPKYGPKPFMVTGAILAAVGLSWLTLTDIHSTYLGSILGPVLIFGLGMGMNFVSLTLMAVSGVPRHETGAASGMLNATQQVGGSLGLSILVTVFGTASRNEAKDQIPLFMAQATPVERLSFRRTGQLPPPWGDEVLTSGISVAFVVAAMFTVIAAVIALLAIQVRPSDLARFQGEVTPGQP; this is encoded by the coding sequence ATGACGACTCCGCAGCCGGTTCCCACCTCGCAGACCGCCGCGTCGGACAAGAAACTCGGCGGCAACGGGATCGCGCTCCTCGTCATCGCCTCGTGCCAGTTGATGGTGGTACTCGATGTCACCATCGTGAACATCGCGCTCCCGCACATCCAGAGCGCGCTGAACTTCTCGACCACGAGCCTTTCCTGGGTCGTCAGCGCCTATACGCTCACCTTCGGCGGCCTGCTCCTCCTCGGCGGCCGCACCGGTGACATACTCGGCCGCCGCCGGGTTTTCATGTTCGGCGTCCTGCTCTTCGCGCTCGCCTCTCTGCTCGGCGGCCTCTCCCAGAACTCGGGCCAGCTCCTTGCCTCTCGCGCTCTGCAGGGCGCCGGCGGCGCCATCGCATCGCCGACCGCGCTCGCACTGATCACCACCACCTTCATCGAAGGCCCGGCCCGCAACCGGGCGTTCGGAGCTTTCGCGGCGGTCTCCGCGGGCGGCGGCGCGATCGGTCTGCTGGCAGGCGGCATCCTCGTCGAATGGCTCGACTGGCGCTGGGTGTTCTTCGTCAATGTGCCGATCGCCCTGCTCATCGTTCTGGCGACGCCTCGCCACATCAAGGAGTCCGAGCGCCATCCGGGCCACTTCGACCTGGCCGGTGCGCTGACCTCGACGCTCGGCATGGTCGCGCTGGTCTACGGCTTCATCCGGGCCGCGCAGGAAGGCTGGCGCGACCGGCTCACGCTCGCGTCGTTCGCCGCGGCGGTGGTGCTCCTCACGACCTTCATCCTCACCGAGCGCCGCTCGAAGCAGCCGATCACGCCACTGCACATGTTCGCCGACCGCAATAGGGCAGGCACCTACGGAATCATGCTGAGCCTCGCCGCCGCGATCTTCGGCATGTTCTTCTTCCTCACGCTCTTTGTGCAGGACGTGCTGGACTTCAGCCCGCTCCAGGCCGGCCTCGCCTTTCTGCCGGTGAGCGCGGTCATCGCGGTGGGCGCGGGCATCGCCTCACAACTTCTGCCGAAGTACGGACCGAAACCGTTCATGGTGACCGGTGCCATCCTGGCCGCGGTGGGACTGTCCTGGCTGACCCTCACCGATATCCATTCGACCTATCTGGGCAGCATCCTGGGACCGGTGCTCATCTTCGGCCTCGGCATGGGGATGAACTTCGTCTCGCTGACCCTGATGGCCGTCTCCGGTGTGCCCAGACATGAGACGGGCGCGGCCTCCGGCATGCTCAACGCGACCCAGCAGGTGGGCGGTTCGCTCGGCCTGTCCATTCTGGTGACGGTCTTCGGTACGGCCAGCCGCAACGAGGCCAAGGACCAGATACCGCTCTTCATGGCCCAGGCCACCCCGGTGGAACGGCTGAGTTTCCGGCGCACCGGACAGCTCCCACCGCCGTGGGGTGACGAGGTACTGACCTCCGGAATCTCCGTTGCCTTCGTCGTGGCCGCCATGTTCACGGTGATCGCCGCGGTGATCGCCCTCCTGGCCATCCAGGTCCGCCCCTCGGACCTGGCACGCTTCCAGGGAGAGGTCACTCCCGGGCAGCCCTGA
- a CDS encoding VOC family protein has protein sequence MDKPTRAAGSAGVTSSAAVFGAPCWVSLMTRDLQGAQDFYGTVMGWEFRKGVLGDEFSTAFLDGAPVAGIGALASMLQVAVAWTPYFAVIDTDETAARIRERSGTVAVGPLTFSMGRGALAADRDGAVFGIWEGLLVSDWLTGRKKAPVWLRLRTRNAFEAAIFYGEVLEWASDRPGSCQVDYEEDEVVLRSKGHVLARLSSGATGAAPDPTLRPHWHCHFPVGDVEATVEAARRNGGLVLGQSSMPQGEEATLRDPDGALFTVTSSAVPE, from the coding sequence ATGGACAAGCCAACGAGAGCAGCCGGATCCGCAGGAGTGACATCGAGCGCCGCAGTGTTCGGCGCGCCGTGCTGGGTCAGTCTGATGACACGTGACCTGCAGGGCGCGCAGGATTTCTACGGCACGGTCATGGGGTGGGAATTCCGGAAGGGCGTACTGGGCGACGAGTTCAGTACCGCTTTCCTCGATGGTGCGCCGGTCGCCGGAATCGGGGCGCTGGCGTCCATGTTGCAGGTCGCCGTCGCCTGGACCCCGTACTTCGCCGTCATCGATACGGATGAGACTGCCGCGCGTATCCGGGAGCGCAGCGGTACCGTCGCGGTCGGCCCGCTCACCTTCTCCATGGGGCGGGGGGCGCTGGCTGCCGACCGCGACGGCGCCGTCTTCGGCATCTGGGAGGGACTGCTCGTCTCCGACTGGCTGACCGGGCGCAAGAAGGCGCCCGTCTGGCTGCGTCTGCGGACCCGCAACGCCTTCGAAGCGGCGATCTTCTACGGCGAAGTCCTCGAGTGGGCATCCGATCGCCCCGGCTCCTGCCAGGTCGACTACGAGGAGGACGAAGTCGTGCTGCGCAGCAAGGGGCATGTGCTCGCGCGCCTCAGCTCCGGCGCGACGGGGGCGGCACCGGACCCCACGCTCCGGCCCCACTGGCACTGCCACTTCCCGGTCGGCGACGTGGAGGCCACCGTGGAGGCAGCCCGCCGCAATGGAGGCCTCGTCCTGGGACAGAGCTCGATGCCGCAGGGCGAGGAGGCCACGCTGCGCGATCCGGACGGCGCTCTGTTCACCGTCACCAGCAGCGCAGTCCCCGAATGA
- a CDS encoding mannosyltransferase family protein: MTTTLPTAEQSASSPAHRAPTRDPGPVRNPTGAPEQRRLLDRLTPTDLRVLRLYLFTRLGLWLVAYCAAWLSPAGSDARTPAPWLSRWEQWDWVHYQHIAQYGYFDPFPGIDPASDNRAAFFPGFPLLLRTVHTLITDWAVAGLLISLVSGAVAVVALARIAGLGRPDSARAGRRATGFLLLSPAAVFLAAGYTESLFLAFALPAWLAAKNRNWPVAGVLAALATTTRISGLFLAAAITVECLLARADRRGRRRWRSLPWCALPAVPATAYTVYLHANTGDWTAWKHAQERGWHRDFHTPAEAFRNTWRNAFDHLQTTGYAWEFQLELAAMAVGVLLLFFLLLRRRWPEAVYIGLSLWALGTSYWYLSIPRATLLWWPLWTGLAHWSLRRTWVKEAYVGVVAPLTVVLAVTFTSGHWTG, from the coding sequence ATGACCACGACCCTGCCCACCGCCGAGCAGTCGGCCTCGAGTCCGGCACACCGTGCTCCCACACGCGATCCAGGTCCCGTACGGAACCCCACCGGCGCCCCCGAGCAGCGGCGACTGCTCGACCGACTGACCCCGACGGACCTCCGGGTGCTCCGGCTCTACCTGTTCACGCGCCTCGGGCTGTGGCTCGTCGCCTACTGCGCCGCCTGGCTGTCCCCAGCCGGATCCGACGCCAGGACACCCGCCCCATGGCTGTCCCGCTGGGAGCAATGGGACTGGGTGCACTATCAACACATAGCCCAGTACGGCTACTTCGACCCCTTCCCTGGAATCGACCCCGCGTCCGACAACCGGGCGGCCTTCTTCCCCGGTTTCCCCCTCCTGCTGCGCACCGTGCACACCCTCATCACCGACTGGGCCGTGGCCGGCCTGCTGATCTCCCTGGTGAGCGGTGCGGTGGCCGTCGTAGCCCTGGCAAGGATCGCCGGACTGGGCCGACCGGACAGCGCTCGGGCCGGCCGACGGGCCACGGGCTTTCTGTTGCTGTCGCCCGCCGCGGTGTTCCTGGCAGCCGGATACACGGAATCCCTCTTCCTCGCGTTCGCGCTGCCGGCCTGGCTCGCGGCGAAGAACCGCAACTGGCCGGTCGCGGGCGTTCTCGCCGCCTTGGCCACCACCACCCGGATCAGCGGCCTGTTCCTGGCCGCCGCGATCACGGTCGAATGCCTCCTGGCCCGAGCCGACCGCCGAGGGCGCCGCCGTTGGCGCTCCCTGCCCTGGTGTGCTTTGCCCGCCGTACCCGCCACGGCCTACACCGTCTACCTGCACGCGAACACCGGCGACTGGACAGCCTGGAAGCACGCGCAGGAACGCGGCTGGCACCGCGACTTCCACACCCCCGCCGAAGCGTTCCGGAACACCTGGCGGAACGCCTTCGACCACCTCCAGACCACCGGCTACGCCTGGGAGTTCCAGCTCGAACTGGCCGCGATGGCGGTCGGTGTCCTGCTGCTCTTCTTCCTTCTGCTCCGCCGCCGCTGGCCGGAGGCCGTGTACATCGGGCTCAGCCTCTGGGCCCTGGGGACGTCGTACTGGTACCTGTCCATCCCCCGCGCAACCCTGCTCTGGTGGCCGCTGTGGACCGGCCTGGCCCACTGGAGCCTGCGGCGCACGTGGGTGAAGGAGGCGTACGTCGGCGTAGTGGCTCCGCTGACGGTGGTGCTCGCGGTGACGTTCACCTCGGGCCACTGGACCGGCTGA
- a CDS encoding glycosyltransferase family 39 protein, translating into MIRTTARTTATGTLSWNARLSQQPATTDPDLRRRLRRTAEHYGPVLAVYGTLKFIGFAAFMWLLHSAGDYRTKNPRFGGGAHPWDVLASWDGWWYQQIAAHGYDPQLVPIPGATGPVTLEGNSAAFFPLYPALMRLVSELTGLGLYGAGLLVSVLASVAAALGIYAIAERLGGRRAGLAAAGLWAVWPGSGVEWAVYSDSLYVALAVWACHAVLSRRWLTAGLLTCAAGLNRPTAVALIAAVAVAALLALHRRRDGILRPVAAMAVAPLGLLAHLGWVGHQMGDYGGYFRLQSGAWAHEWDYGRHTLDVLTSVPVGHFDYLSAWPFADLIGVGVVLLALALLPLLIRLRPPAVLMVHTVLTLVLVLGSQQIFGNVSRYLLPLFPLFLPLALALRRLGPTHQLVLLGIAALASGSYAGYGLFELGVP; encoded by the coding sequence ATGATCAGGACCACCGCTCGTACGACCGCGACCGGAACCCTGAGCTGGAACGCAAGGCTGTCGCAGCAGCCCGCCACCACAGACCCCGACCTCCGGCGCCGGCTGCGCCGCACAGCCGAGCACTACGGCCCCGTACTGGCCGTCTACGGCACGCTCAAGTTCATCGGCTTCGCGGCCTTCATGTGGCTGCTGCACTCCGCCGGGGACTACCGCACGAAGAACCCGCGCTTCGGCGGCGGCGCCCACCCATGGGACGTCCTGGCCAGCTGGGACGGCTGGTGGTACCAGCAGATCGCCGCGCACGGGTACGACCCTCAGCTGGTCCCGATCCCCGGCGCCACCGGCCCGGTCACTCTCGAAGGGAACTCGGCGGCGTTCTTCCCGCTCTACCCGGCGCTGATGCGGCTGGTCTCCGAGCTCACCGGCCTCGGCCTGTACGGCGCCGGCCTGCTGGTCTCCGTCCTCGCCTCCGTGGCCGCCGCCCTGGGCATCTACGCCATCGCCGAACGTCTCGGCGGCAGACGGGCCGGGCTGGCCGCGGCCGGACTCTGGGCCGTCTGGCCCGGTTCCGGCGTGGAGTGGGCGGTCTATTCCGACTCCCTCTACGTGGCCCTGGCCGTCTGGGCCTGCCATGCCGTCCTGAGCCGCCGCTGGCTCACCGCCGGTCTCCTCACCTGCGCGGCAGGGCTCAACCGACCCACCGCCGTGGCGCTGATCGCCGCCGTCGCCGTCGCGGCCCTGCTCGCGCTCCACCGTCGCCGGGACGGCATCCTGCGTCCGGTGGCCGCGATGGCCGTCGCCCCGCTCGGCCTCCTCGCCCATCTCGGCTGGGTGGGTCACCAAATGGGCGACTACGGCGGCTACTTCAGGCTTCAGTCCGGTGCCTGGGCCCACGAGTGGGACTACGGCCGGCACACCCTCGACGTCCTCACATCCGTCCCGGTGGGCCACTTCGACTATCTCTCCGCCTGGCCCTTCGCGGACCTGATCGGCGTCGGTGTCGTCCTGCTCGCGCTCGCACTGCTCCCGCTGCTGATCCGGCTACGTCCCCCGGCCGTCCTGATGGTCCACACCGTCCTCACCCTCGTCCTCGTCCTGGGCAGCCAGCAGATATTCGGCAACGTCTCCCGCTATCTGCTCCCCCTCTTCCCGCTCTTTCTCCCGCTCGCCCTCGCCCTGCGCCGCCTCGGCCCGACCCACCAGCTCGTGCTCCTCGGCATCGCGGCCCTGGCTTCCGGCTCGTACGCGGGCTACGGCCTTTTCGAACTCGGCGTCCCGTAA
- a CDS encoding glycosyltransferase — MRNQESLVLKDLSRLPHRAPVAPHHREPVLDVVVPVFNEERDLEPSVRRLHTHLRETFPYPFRITIADNASTDSTPQIAARLADEIPEAQWLRLTEKGRGRALRTAWSLSSAPVLAYMDVDLSTELTALLPLVAPLLSGHSDIAIGTRLAPGSRVVRGPKREITSRCYNALLRSVLAVGFSDAQCGFKAVRRDVAERLLPLVQDSEWFFDTELLVLAERAGLRIHEVPVDWVDDPDTRVDILATALADLRGIARIGGALARGTLPPGGSLRDGGADAPGRLATQLVCFAAVGAVSTLAYLLLYAALRPMAGSQAANAFALLVCAVANTTVNRRLTFGLRGRGGVLRHQGRGLVVLLIGLALTGGSLAALHHAVPSAGQATELAVLLAANLAATLLRFLFFRAWVFRA; from the coding sequence ATGAGAAACCAAGAGTCACTTGTGCTGAAGGACCTGAGCCGACTACCGCACCGCGCACCGGTGGCGCCGCACCACCGGGAGCCCGTCCTGGACGTGGTCGTCCCCGTGTTCAATGAGGAGAGAGACTTGGAGCCGAGCGTGCGGCGGCTCCACACACACCTGCGCGAGACCTTCCCCTATCCGTTCCGTATCACCATCGCCGACAACGCCAGCACGGACAGCACCCCGCAGATCGCCGCTCGGCTGGCAGACGAAATACCCGAAGCACAGTGGCTTCGGCTGACCGAGAAGGGTCGCGGCCGGGCGCTGCGTACCGCCTGGTCGCTCTCGTCGGCCCCCGTACTCGCGTACATGGACGTGGACCTGTCCACGGAACTGACGGCGTTGCTGCCGCTCGTGGCCCCGCTGCTCTCCGGCCACTCCGATATCGCCATCGGCACCCGCCTGGCCCCCGGTTCCCGGGTGGTGCGCGGCCCCAAGCGAGAGATCACCTCTCGTTGCTACAACGCCCTCCTGCGCTCCGTCCTCGCCGTGGGCTTCTCCGACGCGCAGTGCGGATTCAAGGCGGTGCGGCGTGATGTGGCCGAGCGACTACTGCCCCTCGTGCAGGACTCGGAGTGGTTCTTCGACACCGAACTTCTGGTGCTCGCCGAGCGTGCCGGGCTGCGCATCCATGAGGTGCCGGTCGACTGGGTGGACGATCCCGACACCCGGGTCGACATCCTCGCCACGGCACTGGCCGACCTGCGCGGCATCGCCAGGATCGGCGGGGCACTGGCGCGGGGCACGCTGCCGCCGGGCGGGTCGCTCCGCGACGGTGGCGCCGACGCACCGGGCAGGCTCGCCACCCAACTCGTGTGCTTCGCCGCCGTAGGCGCCGTCAGCACCCTCGCATACCTGCTCCTCTACGCGGCGCTGCGCCCGATGGCCGGATCCCAGGCCGCCAACGCATTCGCGCTGCTGGTCTGCGCCGTCGCCAACACGACCGTGAACAGGCGGCTCACCTTCGGCCTCCGTGGCCGCGGCGGTGTGCTGCGCCATCAGGGCAGGGGCCTGGTCGTCCTCCTGATCGGCCTGGCGCTCACCGGCGGATCGCTCGCCGCCCTGCACCACGCGGTGCCCTCGGCCGGGCAGGCCACCGAACTCGCCGTACTCCTCGCCGCCAACCTGGCCGCGACGCTGCTGCGGTTCCTGTTCTTCCGAGCGTGGGTGTTCCGCGCATGA
- a CDS encoding SigE family RNA polymerase sigma factor — translation MEQSRARAFDEFVAARWSALVHLARLLVGGDRHRAEDLLQESLVKLWFVWPKVADDAPEPYVRKVMVRAAARSGQRRWWGERPVEQLPEAAAVGDVSADVVERSRLEAALAQLSPKQRVAVVLRYYQDLPEGQVAEALGCPVGTARSHAARGVARLRLLLGDVNEPVQ, via the coding sequence ATGGAGCAGAGTCGAGCCCGTGCGTTCGACGAGTTCGTGGCTGCCCGCTGGTCGGCGCTGGTCCACCTGGCCCGTCTGCTCGTCGGAGGCGATCGGCATCGGGCCGAGGACTTGTTGCAGGAGTCCTTGGTCAAGCTCTGGTTCGTCTGGCCCAAGGTCGCGGATGACGCACCGGAGCCGTACGTCCGCAAGGTGATGGTGCGCGCGGCGGCACGCTCGGGACAGCGGCGCTGGTGGGGTGAACGCCCCGTCGAACAGCTGCCCGAGGCGGCGGCGGTCGGCGATGTGTCCGCGGACGTGGTGGAGCGTTCTCGACTGGAGGCCGCGCTGGCCCAGTTGTCGCCGAAGCAGAGGGTGGCGGTGGTGCTGCGCTACTACCAGGACCTGCCCGAGGGGCAGGTGGCGGAGGCGCTCGGGTGCCCGGTGGGCACGGCTCGGTCCCATGCCGCACGCGGAGTGGCGCGGCTGAGGCTGCTCCTCGGCGATGTGAACGAGCCGGTGCAGTGA